A DNA window from Anastrepha obliqua isolate idAnaObli1 chromosome 5, idAnaObli1_1.0, whole genome shotgun sequence contains the following coding sequences:
- the LOC129247808 gene encoding BLOC-1-related complex subunit 8 homolog — MTPQDADLAFKTKKTSEKICENIHIVANDPSLAFFRIQEHVRKVLQPISDKRAEVIQLQTNLQGHCYDMEYAVGAVKGVEHSEAIFKNIQEMIKTSIFLKQQLKFGEIKSKSKKESTSSSVYKRFSAHLTLDLPELPDFSGVMRETSQRVETMMTSTRDSTATQSNTGELQRSYTTLH; from the exons ATGACTCCACAGGACGCAGATTTGGCTTTCAAAACTAAGAAAA CTTCAGAGAAAATATGTGAAAACATACATATTGTTGCTAATGATCCATCATTGGCATTCTTTCGCATACAGGAGCATGTCCGAAAGGTGCTGCAACCAATATCAGACAAAAGAGCGGAAGTGATACAGTTGCAAACGAATTTACAAGGGCATTGCTATGACATGGAATATGCAGTTGG GGCAGTAAAAGGTGTGGAACATTCGGaggcaattttcaaaaacattcagGAAATGATAAAAACGTCGATATTTCTGAAACAACAGTTGAAGTTTGGTGAGATTAAAAGCAAATCCAAAAAAGAATCGACGAGCAGTTCAGTTTATAAACGATTCTCCGCTCATTTAACTTTGGATTTGCCAGAGCTACCTGATTTTAGTGGTGTTATGCGCGAAACAAGTCAACGGGTAGAAACTATGATGACATCAACAAGGGATAGTACCGCTACACAAAGTAATACGGGTGAATTGCAGAGATCGTATACAACGTTGCACTAA